A section of the Sebastes fasciatus isolate fSebFas1 chromosome 5, fSebFas1.pri, whole genome shotgun sequence genome encodes:
- the LOC141767344 gene encoding receptor-transporting protein 3-like encodes MAQPEWTQIFLTKTNDLKQRDSWRLEFDESLVPNSPNPGWQKYIRNSCARFKCTKCGRSWPSNRVMVVFHMRLMDGNGVVKVRAFRQNCKMCSDAPMEKPSITSENIDILLENLVEKIRIKCYHEDLGKPHRPFVSLDVKSPHEPAHCEACLAGICTQN; translated from the exons ATGGCACAGCCGGAGTGGACGCAAATCTTCCTGACGAAAACAAATGATCTTAAACAAAGAGACTCCTGGCGTCTGGAGTTTGATGAAAGTCTTGTGCCTAACAGCCCGAACCCGGGCTGGCAGAAGTACATCAGGAACTCATGTGCAAG GTTCAAATGCACCAAGTGTGGAAGAAGCTGGCCTTCCAACCGGGTGATGGTGGTCTTCCACATGCGCTTGATGGACGGGAACGGCGTGGTCAAGGTGAGGGCCTTCCGTCAGAACTGCAAGATGTGCAGCGACGCTCCGATGGAGAAGCCCAGCATCACCTCCGAGAACATCGACATCCTCCTGGAGAATCTGGTGGAGAAGATCAGAATCAAATGCTACCATGAAGACCTGGGCAAACCACACCGGCCTTTTGTGAGCCTGGATGTCAAAAGTCCCCATGAGCCTGCTCATTGTGAGGCCTGTTTGGCAGGCATCTGTACTCAGAACTGA